Genomic window (uncultured Hyphomonas sp.):
ACGGTCGTTCGCGAGGAAGTGGTCGTTGAAGAGGAGGCGCCCGAGCAATGAAGCTGTCCAATGCCAAGGTCGCGGGGATCTCGCTGACTGTATTTGCGGCGATGCTGGGGCTCGGTTTTTCTGCAGAGCCGCTCTACGGCACGTTCTGCCGGGTGACGGGCTATGGCGGGACCACGCGGATCGCGACATCCGCGCCCAAAGAGATTGTGGATCAGACGATTACAGTCCGTTTTGATACGAATGTGGCGGATGTGCCATTGGAGTTCCGCCCGCTTCAGCGCTCTCAGGACGTAAAGATCGGCCAGCACGGCCTCGCCTTTTTTGAAGTCTCCAATCCGACCGATCAGGAGTTCCATGTGATTGCGGCCTATAATGTGACGCCGCACTATTCCGGAAAATACTTCAATAAACTGGAGTGTTTCTGTTTCGACGAGCGGGTCATTGCCCCGCATGAAACCAAGAAGCTGCCTGTCGTCTATTTCATCTCCCCCGATATGGTGGACGACCATGTAGCCGACCAGCTGGAAACCATCACGCTTAGCTACACTTTCTATGAAAGTTCGAAATATAACGGTCCGAAAACTCAGGCGGCCTTAGGTGCGGCGAATTCAGCCACGGGCGGCTGAAACTGTTGCACTTTTGGTCCGGAGCGGTCTAAACAGCTCAGAGATTCTAGGGATATAAATCAAGGGGTCCGCCAGACATGGCTCACGGCGAAGTCAAACACGATTATCATCTGGTCAATCCGTCACCGTGGCCGCTGCTCGGCTCGTTGTCGGTACTGGTTCTGGCGCTTGGCGGCGTCAATTACATGAAGGGCCTTTTCGGCATGGAAAAGGGAACCGTGTGGCTTCTGGCCGTCGGTTTCGCCATGGTCGGCTGGGTCATGATCGGCTGGTGGCGCGAAGTCATCAAGGAAGGCAAACATGGCGATCATACGCCGGTTGTGACGATCGGCCTGCGCTATGGCATGATCCTGTTCATCGCCTCTGAAGTGATGTTCTTCGTCGGCTGGTTCTGGAGCTTTTTCGAATTTGCCATCTATCACAGCGCACGTGTCGGCGAGAACTGGGACGCGGCGAACCCGCTGTTTGCAGAGGCTCTGGCCAAGTTCGGCGACTGGCCGCCAGTTGGCGTCGAAACGTTTGATCCGTTCCACCTGCCGCTGATCAACACGCTGATCCTGCTTCTTTCTGGTACGACCGTCACCTGGGCGCACCACGCGCTGCAGCATGACGACCGTTCCGGCGCCAAGCTGGGCCTGTTTGTCACAATCCTGCTCGGCATGGCCTTCACCGCGCTTCAGGTGTTCGAATACAGCCACGCACAGTTCAGCTTTGACGGAACGCTCTATGGGTCGGCCTTCTTCATGGCGACCGGTTTCCACGGTGCCCACGTCGTGATCGGTACCCTGTTCCTGATCGTCTGCCTGATCCGGATGCTCACAGGCGGCATGTCGGCCAAGAAACACCTCGGTTTCGAATTCGCAGCCTGGTACTGGCACTTTGTGGATGTGGTCTGGCTGTTCCTGTTTGCCTTCGTCTACGTCACGCCGTACCTGGTTCTGGGTAACGGGCACTAGACAACCGCGCATTCACGCGCTGACTTTCAGGGGCCCGCCGGCGCGCATTCGCCCGGCGGGCCCTGTTTATTCGGGCAGGGCCGTTCCCTGTGACTGAAAGGACCAACGATGTCTTTCCGTCCGTACCCCGTCATGACTGTGCTGACGCTGATCAGTCTTGGGATCCTCATCTGGCTGGGCAACTGGCAATACGGCCGCTTCATTCAGAAGATGGAAATCGACCGGCAGACACCGGATTGGACCGTTCTGGACGGTGAGGTCGTTCCCGGCAGCGAAGTGCTCTCCTACTATTATGTTGAAGGCCAATCCGGATGGATGCGTGTCGTCGCAGTCGATACCGGTGATGACATCGTCTATACGCCGGTCGAGATTGTCCAGCAGATCGACCCGCCGGCAGTTTGCGATGGGGAAGGGTGCGCGTCCGGCCGCTTGTCGGCGCGGGGCATCTATAAGCCGCCCTTCAAACGAAATGCATTCACCGCGCAGGACGATACGGCCAATCGCGTGTTCTATGTACTGGATCCGGCGACGTACGCCTCCCTTTTGCCGACAGAGCTGGCGGCCCGTGTAAGACCGGACGTGTTCGAACCGGAAGTGATCCGTTTTGTTTCCGAGAACGGCCCGTATCTCATCGACAATCCCTATGCGCGGCTGCGTCTGGATGATGAATTGCCGCCACAGAGGCATTTTGGCTATGCGATCACCTGGTGGGGGCTGGCCATCGCCCTGATCGGCGTATATCTCGCCTTTCATTATCAGAAGGGACGCCTCAGGTTCCGGAACGAGGACAAGTCGTGAAGTATATCTCTACCCGTGGGCAGGCGCCTTCGACAGATTTTGCCGGTGCATGCCTTGCCGGTCTTGCGCCGGATGGCGGGCTCTATGTGCCGGAGACATTTCCGCAGATTGCGCCTCCGGCAAAGGGCGAGACCTACGCGGAAGTCGCCGCGCGGATCCTCTCGGCCTTCACGGGTGACGCGATTCCCCTGGAGGACCTGAAACCGCTGTGCGAGCGCGCCTATGGCAGCTTCTCGCATCACTGCGTCGCGCCGCTGACGCAGTGGCGGCAGGACGCCTGGCTGATGGAACTGCACCACGGCCCGACGCTGGCATTCAAGGACATCGCGATGCAGATCATCGCGCAGATCTATGATTACCTGCTGGGTAAGTCCGGTGAACGCATGATGATTGTCTGCGCCACGTCTGGCGATACGGGCGGGGCTGCAGCGGCGGCATTTGCCGATGCGAAACACGCCGATCTTGTGATCCTGCATCCGCATGGGCGCATCTCACCGGTGCAGCGCATGTTCATGACGACGACGGGGGCTGCCAATGTCGTCAACCTCGCGCTCGATGGCGATTTCGATGATTGCCAGGCCATCGTGAAGGACATGTTCGGAGACCGGGAATTTGTGGACCGGGTAAACCTCTCCGGTGTGAACTCCATAAACTGGGCTCGGGTTGCTGCGCAGTCGGTTTATTATGCGACGGTTCAGGCTGCGCTCGGCGGCGCGCTTCGTTTCGTTGTTCCCAGCGGCAATATGGGCGATGCGCTTGCTGGCTATGTTGCCGCCCGCTGCGGTTTGCTGAGTGGTGGGTTTGAAGCGGTCTGCGCGGTCAATGCGAATGATGCTCTGGCGCGTCTGTTCAATACGGGCGTAATGTCCCGCGCATCTGCGGTGGCAACGCCCAGCCCGGCGATGGACATTTCAGTCCCTTCGAATTTCGAACGCCTGTTGTTCGAGATGACCGGGCGGGATGCGGCAGCCGTCCGGAAAACATACGACACTTACAAACAGTCCGGCGAGGCGCCGCTGCCGCCAGAAGCCGTATCCCGCCTGAAATGCTCCGGCCTGTCGGCGGCGTCTGTCAGCAATGACCAGACGATGAGCGAAATGAAGCAGTTCGAATCAGAGACCGGCTGGCAAATTTGTCCGCATACGGCTGTTGGTACATTCCATGCGCGCAGCCTGCCGGAGGCGGATGTGAAAACAGTCGTGCTGGCGACGGCCGCTGCAGCGAAGTTCCCGGAGACTGTGGAAGAGGCAACCGGGCGCAAGCCTGCGATGCCCGCCCGCGCCGAAGCGCTTTACCAGCGTGAAGAAGTCTTTGAGCAGACTGATGCTTCCATCGCCACTGTGCGCGCACGCATTGAGCAGCATGTCGGGCGGAGCCGGTAAGATGCTGCCGCCTCTCCGCGAAACCCGGGTTACGACGGAGCGGCTGGTTCTGGCGCCACCTTTCAAGGCCGATTTCGCGGAGTGGGCCGATATTCGGGATCGTAGCCGCGCTCATCTTGAACCGTGGGAACCGAACTGGCCGCAGGACGTCCACAGCAAGTCAGATTGGGCACGCCGCCTGAAAGCCTGGCACAGCGGGTGGCGCAAAGGCCGGGCGCATGTCTTCCTCATAAGGCGTCAGCAGGATAACCGGCTCGTGGGCGGGGTGTCGTTGACCAATGTCCGGGGCTGGCCAGCTCAGGCAGCCAATATCGGCTATTGGATTGGTGAGGCCTATGAAGGGCAGGGCTATATGCAGGAAGCGGTCGGCACTGTGTGTGCCTGGGCTTTCCAGGTTCTGGACCTCTGGCGGATCGAGGCCGGCACGCTGCCGAACAATGAGCGGTCTCAGAGAGTCCTTGCGAAGGTCGGCTTCGAACGGGAAGGATATGCCCGCGATTATCTGGAGATCGCGGGAAAACGGGAAGATCACATACTTTTCGCCCTCGTCAGGCCGGCATCGCAGCGCTAGATTCCCCTCATCATGGCGCACACCTCCGAGATCACCCCGCAGGGAAACTGGTACTGGAACGCTCCGGCCAGGCGCCTCGTGATCGATGTGCCGCGTGGATCGGACTATTCCGAACTGTCGGGGGACTGGTCGATAGATGCGCTTGAGCAGATGCTGGAAGGGCTCAGCCGCGGCCGGCTTGAGCGGACCTTTGACACAGGCGATGGACCCGTCCGATGCAATCTGCGTTTGTCGAGCGGACTTGGATTCCATCTCGTCGGGGCATTTGTCGGTGATGCCGAAGCCCGCGGCATGTTGCTGACGGGCGATGATCTGCAGGAAATCGATCCCTCGGACCTGAAACCCGGTCCGGACCTGGCGCCGGTCTTCCAGCCCATCGTGTCGCTACGAAATGGTCAGGTTGCAGGCTTCGAGGCGCTGGCCCGTTGGGACGATGGTGACCGAATGTCACCGCCAAGCCGTTATGAAGATGAGGCGCTCGCCTCAAACATGCTGATCCGTTCTGCCGAGGCATTGGCCCGCCTGCGCGACATCACCGGCCGCGACGACCTGTTCATGCAGGTGAACCTGACTGCGCGGGACCTGGCACGCGGTACGCTTCCGGCATTGATTGAGGCGCTGATGAATGGCTACCAGTTGCCGGAGAGGTCTCTGAAGATTGAGCTGACGGAACAGGCGGCCCTGCGGGATGCCGATTATGCCTTGTCAGCCGCTCTCGCGCTCAAGGCGGTCGGCGCCGGTCTGGTTCTTGACGATTTTGGTACCGGGCATTCGTCATTCGCCTGGCTGGCGGACTTGCCGGCGGACAGCCTGAAGATCGACCACGGCCTGACGCGCAGGCTGGGCCAACACCGGACGGATACGATCCTCTCTACAATCACCTTGCTGGCGAACCGACTGGGCATGACCAGCACAGCCGAGGGAGTCGAGCAGAAAGAAGATGCTGCTCGGCTGCGTGCACTTGGCTTCGATCATGTTCAGGGATTTGCGTTTGCCCGGCCGATGGACATCGATTCCGCCATTCGCTTCATGCGGTACTGATCAGGCATTTCCCGGATCAACCTGAAGCCTGCCGCTGTCGATCCCCAGACGGCCCAGCGCATGGCGCCATTTGCGTTCATGTGCGCTGGAGAAAATGAGTTCCGGATCCATGTCGCAAACAAGCCAGGCATTTTCAGCCAGTTCCGCTTCGAGCTGGCCGGCGCCCCAGCCGGAATAGCCAAGCGCCAGGACACTGCGCCGGGGCGGATGCGCAGACCCCATGGCGTGCAGGATGTCCCGCGTGGCGGTCATGCAGATGTCGCCTTCTACCGGCAGGCTTGCGCCTTCATTGTAGACATCGTCGGTATGCAGCACAAAACCGCGGTCAGAACTGACCGGGCCACCATCCAGCACGAACGTGTCAGGCACGTCTGCTTCGATCGGCACGTCGAGTTGTTCGAACAGTTGCGGCAAGCGCAGATGCGCCATGGGCTTGTTGAGCACGATGCCCATCGCGAATTCCGGGGAGTGGGCGCAGACCAGAATGACCGAACGCGAAAAGCGTGCATCGCCGATGCCGGGCAGGGCGATCAGGAGCTTGCCTGTCAGGTCTGTGTCCATTGTGCGCGGCTTCCTTAAATGCTGAGGCTGAGCCATCCCGGCCGCTTTGGCAAGGGCGGGAATCCTTGCTTCGCAGCGCATGGCAGCCTATCTCCATGGTCAAACCTGCAGGGAGAAAAGCAGATGAGCATCAAGGTCGGTGATAAACTTCCGGACGCAACTTTCATGGAAATGACGGCAGATGGCCCGGCGCCATGCACAACGGCAGACGTCTTCGGCGGCAAAACGGTCGCCCTGTTCGCCGTGCCTGGCGCATTCACCCCGACCTGTTCGGCAAAACACCTTCCCGGCTTTGTCGACAAGCTCGACGAGCTGAAAGGCAAGGGTGTGGATGATGTCGTCTGCACCTCGGTCAACGATGTGTTCGTCATGGGCGCCTGGGGCAAGAGTGCCGGCGCAGATGGCAAAGTCCGCATGCTGGCTGACGGCAACGGCACGTTTGCGAAAGCCCTCGGCCTGGAGATGGACGGCTCAGGCTTTGGCATGGGCCAGCGGTCGCAGCGTTATTCCATGATCGTGAAAGACGGCGTGGTTTCCGAGCTCAATGTCGAGCAGGGCGGAGAGTTCAAGGTTTCCAGCGCAGACTACATGCTCGGACAACTTTGATTTAATTGGCGTAACGCCTTTTAACCATTTCAGTTCATGATCGGCGTGCTTGGGGGACAGGCACGCCGATTTTGTTCGATTTTTATTGAAAAACGGCAAATCCCTCCCCACTTATAACTGTGTGTAGCAGAGGAGAGGGACCTAATGGATCCGTATTTTGTGGTGATCGTACTCGTCTTTGTGGTGGCGATCACCGGGCTTGTGTCGGCATTCAAGTTCGTGCCCCAAGGGTATAATTTCACGGTGGAACGTTTCGGACGCTACACCAAGACGCTGACGCCCGGTTTGTCTGTCATTACGCCATTTATCGACCGGGTCGGCCGGAAGATGAACATGATGGAGACGGTCCTAGATGTACCTCAGCAGGAAGTCATCACCAAGGACAACGCCATGGTGTCCTGCGATGCTATCGTCTTCATTCAGGTGATTGATCCCGTGGCCGCGGCCTATGAGGTCAACAATCTCCACCACGCCATTCAGAACCTTTCGCTGACCAATATCCGTACCGTGGTCGGCTCGATGGACCTGGATGAGGTTCTGTCAAACCGCGATGACATCAACGCCCGCCTTCTCAGCGTGATTGATGCCGCAACGAACCCCTGGGGCGTGAAAGTCACGCGGATCGAGATTGCCGATCTCAGCCCGCCGGCGGACATCACCGAAGCCATGGCCCGCCAGATGAAGGCCGAGCGTCTGAAGCGTGCGGAAATCCTGACGGCAGAAGGCGACAAGCAGTCGGCCATTCTGAAGGCCGAAGGCCAGAAACAGGCGCAGATCCTCGAAGCTGAAGGCCGCCGCGAAGCAGCCTTCCGCGATGCTGAAGCCCGCGAACGTGAAGCCGAAGCTGAAGCCAAGGCGACCGCAATGGTGTCTGAGGCGATCGCGCGCGGTGACGTCAATGCGATCAACTACTTCCTCGGCCAGGCTTATGTGGAAGCCTTCAGTAAGCTCGCGACGTCCAACCAGCAGAAGACGGTCATCATTCCGGCCGAGTTCTCCAGCATCATCGGCGCCATTGAAGGTATCAAAGGCCTCACTGGTGCCGCCAAAGACGTTCAGGTTCAGTCCGGCGCCGTGCCGCCGACACGAGGCTGAGGCCTGCCAATTTCAGGTGCCCCGGACTGATCCGGGGCACCTGACAGACGATCTGTTTTCGGAGGCGTACAATGTTGGAAGAGCTATTTACCCACCTGACCGTCTGGCACTGGCTGGCGCTTGGGTTGCTGCTGTTCGGCATCGAGATGATGACCGGAACCTTTGATCTGCTGATGATCTCCATCGCTGCCTGGCTTACCGCAGCCTTTGCCGCGTTTGCGCCGGACAGTCTGACCCATTGGCAGGGGCAGGTTCTGTTCTTCGGGGCGGCGTCAGTGGCCCTCTTTGTTCTGGGCCGCACTGTGCTTTCCGGTATGCGCAAGACCACGCCGGAGCATCCAACGCTGAACAAGCGCATGGACAGCCTGATCGGGCAGCGCGGCGTAGCCACATCAGATTTTTCGAATGCCGGGCAGGGACGCGTGAAGATTGGCGACACGGTCTGGGGCGCCGAGACCGTGGATGGCTCGGAGGTCATTCACAATGGAGACGACATTGTGGTCGAGGGCACGCGCATGAACACGGCCCTCGTCCGGAAGAGTGCCTGATCCCGATCGGGATTATTGCCCGGCCTGAATGAACCCGCGGACATCGTTTGAGAGCTTCGCCCCGTCGGACTCCTTCAGATACATCATGTGCCCGGCGTCGTAGTAATCGAACTGGACCCGGTCGAGCACGACGCCATTCTGGTACATCGCCATTTCTGCGCCGAAGAATGGCGTCGCCAGGTCGTACCAGCCTGATGCCAGCAGAACCTTCAGGTCCGGGTTTTCCCGCATGCCTTTGCCGAGCCAGGGCGTGACGTTCACATAGGCCGGCCAGCCCTGCTCGTTCATGCTCCAGTTCCATTGTGAGCCGGGCTCTCCTGTCAGCACTTTATAGGGGCGGGTAAAGTCCACTTTCAGCTCGCGGGTCAGGTAGTCATTGATCGCGGCGACATAGGCCGTGTCCATTCCGTAGCCGGACGGATCGTTCTCGGGCGCGTCTGCCGTGCCTTCACTGTCGATGCCTTTGTAGCGGCCGTCAAACCGCCCAACCGTGTAGCCTTCATTGCGCAACAGTTCCTTGCGGAACCGTGTCGCGTCCACACGCAGGTTCGCCAGTTCGATCCATTTCGCAGAGACACCGAGATAATCGCTCATGTCGGCAGCAATGGCGCTTTTCTGTTCGGCCGTCAGTGTCGAACCACGGATCAGGGCCGGGGCCAGCGTGTCTGTCGCATAGGTCCGCGCGTCGGCAACAAATGCGTCGAAATTATTGTTCCATCGCGCCTTGTTTGCCTTGCCATGATACCAGGCAATTGCGGCTTCGGTCGGGAAGAAGGCGATATGGGGGGAGTCATTGCCAGGCGCAAAACGCGCATTCTGGAAGTCCAGGATTGCCGAGATCAGGATGACCCCGTTCAGGCCGATCCCGTTCCAACCGCCTTGCAGTTTCTCTGTGAGGGCGGCGGCCCGTGTCGTGCCATAGCTTTCGCCAGCCAGGAATTTCGGGCTGTTCCAGCGGCCATTTTCCGTCAGCCAGACGCGGACGAATTCGGCAATGCTCTCCGCGTCTTCGTTGACGCCATAGAATTCCTTGCCTTCCGTGTCCCCGAGCGGGCGGGAGTAGCCCGTCCCGACGGGGTCGATGAAGACGAGGTCGCTGACATCCAGGAGTGAATTCTGATTGTCCTGGATCGTGTAGGGCGGCGCGCCGACACCGCGTGCGTCCGATGGCGTAATCACCTGTTTCGGACCGAAAGCGCCCATGTGCAGCCACAGGGACGCCGAGCCCGGCCCACCATTGAAGACGAATGTCACAGGCCGCGTTGTCGGATCGCTGACGCCATCGCGGAGATAGGCAACCGAGAAGATCGATGCGGTCGGCTCGTCTTTCTCGTCCCGGAGATAGGTCTCACCGGCAATGGTTTTGTATTTGATCGTTTGGCCGCGGAGCTTGAACGTGTGATCGGAAGAGAAGGATTTTGCTTCGGGGATCGCTGCTGCACTGGCCACAGATCCAGATGTTTCCGGTTTCACCGTTTCATCCGCGAAAGCCGGTCCCATGGACAAGGCCAGACCGAGGGCAATCAACCACGCACGCATATCAGATACTCCGCTGTCACAATTGCGGCGGACCCTATCAGCTAAGGGAGGCCGGGCAAGGTTGCAGGCTGAGACAGCGGCATTGAAACACAAGAAAAAACGCCGGCATCTCGCGATACCGGCGTTTCAATTCAAATGCAGCCTGGATCAGGAAGCGGTTGGCGAAATGCCGAAGCCACCTGTGGCGTTGGGAGTCGCGCTCGGCGCCGAGGAGGACGCGGCCGGACGAGCATCGCTGGCAGCTGCGCGCGGGGCGGCATCCTTCAGCGGATCGTCAGAGTGTTTGACCTGGCCTTCGAAAACGGCGTTCGACTGGATCTGCAGCGAAGAGTGAACGATGTCGCCCTTCACGTGTGCACCGGTTTCCAGTTCGACCTTGCGGGCGCGGATGGAGCCCTTGATGCGGCCTTTGACTTTTACGACTTCGGCTTTGACCTCGCCGGTGATGTGACCGGAGGCGCCGATGGTGATGTCGGTCGCGGCCACGTCGCCATCGACGGTACCATCAATCTGCAGTGCGCCTTCCGACGTCACCGAGCCATTGATCTTCATGTCTGCGCAAATGATGGACGCAGCCCGGGCGGCCGGCTTCGAGGCGGCGCCGCGGATGGCATCGACAGAGGGTTGGACCTTGGCCGGCTCAGGTGCCGCCGGCGTATCGTTGTGTTTGTTACTCTTGGTGAACATGACGGCCTGCTTTCAGGAATTTTATTGGATCATAAGGTTTGCCGTTAAACCAGACTTCGAAATGAAGGTGGTCCCCCGTGCTACGACCGGTTGTACCCATCTTGCCCACAAGATCGCCGACCTCCACGGTTTGGCCTTTTTTTACCGTAATTCCGCTGAGGTGGCCATAGCGCGACTTAAAGCCGTGCCCATGGTCGATTTCCACAAGCCGCCCGTAGCCCGAACGGGGACCTGCGTAAGAGATAACGCCAGGGCCGGCTGCGACGATCGGAGCGGCATGGTAAGCCGCCATGTCGATGCCATTGTGCCAGCCTGGGCGTTTCTTGAAAGGATCGACGCGAACGCCGTAATTACTGGTCAGCCTGTATGGCACCCCGACAGGGACGCCGAGCGGCAGAGAGGACACGATGTCCTCATAGTAGAGCATTTCCGCGACCCGGGCCTGTGTTTGCGACAGGCGGGAATAGAAGGTGGTGTCGGTCAGGGAAAGGCTGCTAAGGTCAGGCCCGGACGTCGCATTGGCGAGCGAAATGAACGGGCCGCCCGTTTCGCTGCTAGCCACGATGCGGTCAGACCCGACCGATGTCAGGGCGAGAATGCCGCGTGCGCGTTCCGTGCGCTCCGTCGCGATATCTTCGGCTTCGTCGAGGATGCGTTCCTGATCCATCTTTAGCGACCGGACGGATCCACGTGAGCTGGCGGTTTCGAATTGCGCGGTAATCCGGACCGGTTCGCGCGACTGGCGGCTGTCAGCTTCTTCGATCGATGCCTGAACCAGCAGGGCTGCGCCGTCGCCCTTAAGGGACGAGGTTTCGAGATCATCCTCGCCCTTGAGCTGTTTGTAGAGGTCTTCGAGCGCCTTCTGGCGTTCTTCCCACTCAACGGTCTCTTTCTGGAAAGCGTCCGTGCGTTCTTCAAGCAGCGACCGGGACAGGGCGTCCTTGGCGCGAAGCTCCTGCACCCAGCGTTCGTATTTGGCGAGTTCGCGGCCATCCGGGTTTCCGGACAGGGCACTTCCGCCACCGCTCAGCACGAATGAACCTGTCGCAAAAATGGTCCAGCCTGCCAGCGCGGCAATGCCGGCCGCAAATATTGCCTGCTGCCATGGAGACACAGAAATATAGCGGACCGTGCCGCCACTGCGATGGTAGATTTGACGCTCAGGGAAGGCTTTATTGAAGGCCGCCTTCAGATTCGCGCTCCACTTCGCCATTAACGCCACCCGTAGAACCGGAAAATCACTCCCCTGCTGCAATAATCACTACAGCAAGTTTCCCAAACCCTTGGGGATAATACATACCGATTTCGATACGCTAAGAAACCCCTTGGGCACAGAATTCGTGTAAATTTTCGCTCATGAGGGTAAAAGGCTTGTTAAACATGGAAAAAATGCATGCAGAAGGTCAGAACTCAGGCGTCTGATTTGATGACATTGAGTACATCTTCGGCATGTCCCTTCACACGCACTTTTCTCCAGATTCGTATTACCTTTTTGTCAGGTCCGATGAGGAAGGTTGAGCGCTCAATTCCCATATAGGTCTTGCCGTAGTTTTTCTTCTCCACCCACACGCCATAGGCCTCGCAGACCTTGCCATCTTCATCCGATGCGAGCGTGACGCCGAGGTCATGTTTGGCAGCGAATTTCTCGTGCTTTGCCATTGTGTCGCGCGACACGCCCACAATTTTGGCGCCGGCCTTTTCGAACTCGTCAGCCAGAGCCGTGAAGTCCTTCGCTTCGGTCGTGCAGCCCGGCGTGTCGTCCCTCGGGTAGAAGTAGAGAACGAGGAGCTGATCCTTGTAATCGGCGAGTTTTATCGGCCCTTGCGTTGAATCCATGCTGAAATTTGGGGCACGTCCGCCTTCTTTGGGTCCGATTGCCATGTAATCCTCCTATGGTGCGCTCCGGCTGTCCTGCTTATATCAGACACAGCGCTGAACGGCGTGTATGACTGGACCCGACTTGTACGGAGCGCGCCCTTGGTCCGCCAGACCGCCTCACTGATTTTTCTCGAAATACTTGGCGGGATGATCCTGCTCGTCCTTGTTGCGGCAGGTCTGCTCGCGGCCCGGCTCTATTCAGGTCCCATGGACCTGTCCATGTTCCAGGACGATCTCGAGCGGGCCATGACAGAGGCGCGCGATGGCCGGGAGGTCCGCTTGGGCGGCGTCCAGCTCGAATGGTCGGCCGAAGACAAGCGGCTCCATATTTCCGGTTCCCGCCTTCAGATGATGGATGCAAAAGGCAACCTCAGTGCCGAGGCCAGCCACGCGAATATCGTCCTGTCCGGATCATCGCTGGTTCTGGGGGATATCGAGGTCCTGCGCCTCGATCTGGTCGATGGCTGGGTCAATATTGATCAGGAAACGCCGTCGATCTGGTTTGTCGGTGGGGAACCCTTGCCGGAGATCCCGGAGGGCAAATTGCCGGAAACGCCGCAGGAATGGCTTCAGCGTGCCAATGAAGTGCTGCCGCCCGTGCTGGAGGCGCTCAAGCAAGGCGAGCAGAATTACGCGCTGGAATATCTCGGCTTTACCGGTTTCGAATTTCGCCTGCGAGACAGCAACCAGCAGCCGGTTCTCGATATTACCGATGCCAAGGGCAGCATCTCCCGCGAAGCGGACGGCATTCTGGTCAGTGTCGCCGGCAGCGGTGCGGGTGAAGGATTGCCAGGCGGGCTGGCGGCGACCGTCCGGTCATACACGGTGGAAGACAGACTGCATGCAGAGATCGCCGTGGCCGATTGGCCGCTGGCAGACCTTGCATCGCGGTTC
Coding sequences:
- a CDS encoding cytochrome c oxidase subunit 3, translated to MAHGEVKHDYHLVNPSPWPLLGSLSVLVLALGGVNYMKGLFGMEKGTVWLLAVGFAMVGWVMIGWWREVIKEGKHGDHTPVVTIGLRYGMILFIASEVMFFVGWFWSFFEFAIYHSARVGENWDAANPLFAEALAKFGDWPPVGVETFDPFHLPLINTLILLLSGTTVTWAHHALQHDDRSGAKLGLFVTILLGMAFTALQVFEYSHAQFSFDGTLYGSAFFMATGFHGAHVVIGTLFLIVCLIRMLTGGMSAKKHLGFEFAAWYWHFVDVVWLFLFAFVYVTPYLVLGNGH
- a CDS encoding GNAT family protein codes for the protein MLPPLRETRVTTERLVLAPPFKADFAEWADIRDRSRAHLEPWEPNWPQDVHSKSDWARRLKAWHSGWRKGRAHVFLIRRQQDNRLVGGVSLTNVRGWPAQAANIGYWIGEAYEGQGYMQEAVGTVCAWAFQVLDLWRIEAGTLPNNERSQRVLAKVGFEREGYARDYLEIAGKREDHILFALVRPASQR
- a CDS encoding SPFH domain-containing protein — its product is MDPYFVVIVLVFVVAITGLVSAFKFVPQGYNFTVERFGRYTKTLTPGLSVITPFIDRVGRKMNMMETVLDVPQQEVITKDNAMVSCDAIVFIQVIDPVAAAYEVNNLHHAIQNLSLTNIRTVVGSMDLDEVLSNRDDINARLLSVIDAATNPWGVKVTRIEIADLSPPADITEAMARQMKAERLKRAEILTAEGDKQSAILKAEGQKQAQILEAEGRREAAFRDAEAREREAEAEAKATAMVSEAIARGDVNAINYFLGQAYVEAFSKLATSNQQKTVIIPAEFSSIIGAIEGIKGLTGAAKDVQVQSGAVPPTRG
- a CDS encoding cytochrome c oxidase assembly protein, coding for MKLSNAKVAGISLTVFAAMLGLGFSAEPLYGTFCRVTGYGGTTRIATSAPKEIVDQTITVRFDTNVADVPLEFRPLQRSQDVKIGQHGLAFFEVSNPTDQEFHVIAAYNVTPHYSGKYFNKLECFCFDERVIAPHETKKLPVVYFISPDMVDDHVADQLETITLSYTFYESSKYNGPKTQAALGAANSATGG
- a CDS encoding SURF1 family cytochrome oxidase biogenesis protein, with product MSFRPYPVMTVLTLISLGILIWLGNWQYGRFIQKMEIDRQTPDWTVLDGEVVPGSEVLSYYYVEGQSGWMRVVAVDTGDDIVYTPVEIVQQIDPPAVCDGEGCASGRLSARGIYKPPFKRNAFTAQDDTANRVFYVLDPATYASLLPTELAARVRPDVFEPEVIRFVSENGPYLIDNPYARLRLDDELPPQRHFGYAITWWGLAIALIGVYLAFHYQKGRLRFRNEDKS
- a CDS encoding YqgE/AlgH family protein; its protein translation is MDTDLTGKLLIALPGIGDARFSRSVILVCAHSPEFAMGIVLNKPMAHLRLPQLFEQLDVPIEADVPDTFVLDGGPVSSDRGFVLHTDDVYNEGASLPVEGDICMTATRDILHAMGSAHPPRRSVLALGYSGWGAGQLEAELAENAWLVCDMDPELIFSSAHERKWRHALGRLGIDSGRLQVDPGNA
- a CDS encoding peroxiredoxin — translated: MSIKVGDKLPDATFMEMTADGPAPCTTADVFGGKTVALFAVPGAFTPTCSAKHLPGFVDKLDELKGKGVDDVVCTSVNDVFVMGAWGKSAGADGKVRMLADGNGTFAKALGLEMDGSGFGMGQRSQRYSMIVKDGVVSELNVEQGGEFKVSSADYMLGQL
- the thrC gene encoding threonine synthase, whose amino-acid sequence is MKYISTRGQAPSTDFAGACLAGLAPDGGLYVPETFPQIAPPAKGETYAEVAARILSAFTGDAIPLEDLKPLCERAYGSFSHHCVAPLTQWRQDAWLMELHHGPTLAFKDIAMQIIAQIYDYLLGKSGERMMIVCATSGDTGGAAAAAFADAKHADLVILHPHGRISPVQRMFMTTTGAANVVNLALDGDFDDCQAIVKDMFGDREFVDRVNLSGVNSINWARVAAQSVYYATVQAALGGALRFVVPSGNMGDALAGYVAARCGLLSGGFEAVCAVNANDALARLFNTGVMSRASAVATPSPAMDISVPSNFERLLFEMTGRDAAAVRKTYDTYKQSGEAPLPPEAVSRLKCSGLSAASVSNDQTMSEMKQFESETGWQICPHTAVGTFHARSLPEADVKTVVLATAAAAKFPETVEEATGRKPAMPARAEALYQREEVFEQTDASIATVRARIEQHVGRSR
- a CDS encoding EAL domain-containing protein, with product MAHTSEITPQGNWYWNAPARRLVIDVPRGSDYSELSGDWSIDALEQMLEGLSRGRLERTFDTGDGPVRCNLRLSSGLGFHLVGAFVGDAEARGMLLTGDDLQEIDPSDLKPGPDLAPVFQPIVSLRNGQVAGFEALARWDDGDRMSPPSRYEDEALASNMLIRSAEALARLRDITGRDDLFMQVNLTARDLARGTLPALIEALMNGYQLPERSLKIELTEQAALRDADYALSAALALKAVGAGLVLDDFGTGHSSFAWLADLPADSLKIDHGLTRRLGQHRTDTILSTITLLANRLGMTSTAEGVEQKEDAARLRALGFDHVQGFAFARPMDIDSAIRFMRY